AAGGCTCCGATGTGCATGTGGCGGTCTGGTCCGCGAACCGCGATCAGGCGCGCTTCGAACGCCCCACCGAATTCCGCCTCGACCGGGAATCCAATTCCCCGCTGACATTCAGCACCGGCAGTCACGGCTGCCTCGGTCAAAGCTTGGCCAGGGTGGAAATGGAAGAAGTGGTCAGGTATCTGGCCGACCACCACCCCGATGCGGTGGTGGTCGACGACGGCACCGAAATCGGACAGAGTGGCGGCCGCTGGCTCGTCAAGGCGCTCACCGTGAACTTGAATCCGGTGTAAGGGGAATATGGTGATGAATGCCGAGTCTTTGACGGAGCGCCTGGCATCGAATTGGGCGGAAATTCAATTCGACGATATTCCGGGTGAGGTCGTCACTGGTGTCAAGAAAAATATTCTGGACACCCTGGCCGTGGCGATGGCCGGTGCCCACACCGATGAGGCCCGGCGGGTGCGGACCGCACTCACGGGCGTGCGCGCCGAGTCCGGAAGCCTGGTGTGGGGCACCCCCTTTCGGGTTTCGCCGGCTCATGCCGCGCTCGCGAACGGCACCGCGGCCCATGCGCGCGACTTCGACGACGGAGGTGGGCCGGGCCACGCCGGGGCGACGGTGCTGCCCGCGGCGCTGGCCGTGGCGGAGGCGGCGGGCGGCGACGGGCGGACGCTCATCGAGGCAACGATAGCCGGATACGACATCGGCTACCGAGCGTTGCAGGCGATCGGAGGTTTCGCCGCGCATACCGGCCGAGGCTGGCACTCGAGCGGCACCATGGGCAGTTTCGCCGCGGCCGCGGCCGCGGCGAAAACCCTTGGCCTGGACACGGAACGCTTCGCCGACGCGCTCGGAATCGCCGGCTCGTTCACCGGTGGTGTGTGGGCGTTCAAAGACGACGGCGCCATGACCAAACGCATCCATCCCGGCAAAGCGGGGGAGACCGGCGTGGACGCGGCGCTCCTCGCCCAGGCCGGAATTACCGGTCCCCGTCGGGTTTTCGAAGCCGAATGGGGTGGCCTGTATGCCACCTACAACAACGGACAGGGGTTCCCTGAGCAGGCGCTCGCCGACCTGGGCGTGGATTACAACGTGGCCACCGCGTACATCAAGCCCTACGCCTGCTGCCGGGGGTGCCACTCCACGATCGACACGGTTCTGGCGATGATTCGCGCGCGCGACGTGAACCCCGCTGATATACACCACATTTCGATCAAAGCCTCGGAGACCGCGGTGAACATGCTGTCGGTCGACCCGATAGAGACCGTCTTCGATGCCCAGTTCAGCCTCGCCTACGCGATGAGTGTCGCACTGTGCAACGGCAGTGTCGGACTGGACCAGTTCGAGCCACCCCGCATGAACGACCCGCTGGTGGCGGAGACCTTCGCGAAGATCTCGATGCACGTCGACACCAGCATCGAACTGGAGGACGGACCACGTCTGGACGTGGAGTTCACCAGTGGCGAAACGATCACCCTGTTCGCCGGAAACCCGACTACCGCCAAGGGCTCGGCGCTGAACCCGATGTCCCACGAGGAGGTCGTCACAAAGGCAGAAGCACTGCTGGCGCCGATCGACCCCGAGATTCCCCGCCGACTCGTGCACGCGGTCGAGAATCTGGAAGACGCTTCCGATCTTTCAGAACTGCTGAGTGCACTCCGAGCAGAGAGACGAGACAACTGCCTTGGTGACTAATCAGAAGTCGGAGACGATCGAGCGAACGGAAATGATCGCGGCCGAGCCAACCGAGTCGCTCGCCGCCATGCTCGACATCGAGATGCCCTGTGCCGCCGGTGATCCAGTGCCGCCGCTGTGGCATTGGGCGTATCTGCTGGAGCGCGATCCACAACGTGAGCTCGGTCCGGACGGCCATCCGGTCACCGGGATACCGGCCCCTCCCGGGCCCGACCGCCGACGGATGTTCGGGGGTGGACGCGTGACGACCTTCGGTCACTTGGTGATCGGCGAGTCCGCTACCAAAGTGACCTCGGTCAAGAGCTTGCTCGACAAGGACGGCCGAACCGGCCCGTTGACCTTGGTCACGGTCCTCCAGGAGATCTTCCAGGGCGGCGAGCTGGTGATTCGCGAGGAGCAGGATATCGTCTACCGCGC
The DNA window shown above is from Nocardia sp. NBC_01730 and carries:
- a CDS encoding FAS1-like dehydratase domain-containing protein → MTNQKSETIERTEMIAAEPTESLAAMLDIEMPCAAGDPVPPLWHWAYLLERDPQRELGPDGHPVTGIPAPPGPDRRRMFGGGRVTTFGHLVIGESATKVTSVKSLLDKDGRTGPLTLVTVLQEIFQGGELVIREEQDIVYRAPGSGTLPPAPTAPASPSGPTLELAVDERTLFRFSALTYNAHRIHYDLGWTAQEGYDGLLIHGPLLALMMGEHMRREGIELRGKTFGYRFVSPMTKPQTFTVVPGPEGLIHGAEARSAAGAVCAVSTLAEL
- a CDS encoding MmgE/PrpD family protein: MNAESLTERLASNWAEIQFDDIPGEVVTGVKKNILDTLAVAMAGAHTDEARRVRTALTGVRAESGSLVWGTPFRVSPAHAALANGTAAHARDFDDGGGPGHAGATVLPAALAVAEAAGGDGRTLIEATIAGYDIGYRALQAIGGFAAHTGRGWHSSGTMGSFAAAAAAAKTLGLDTERFADALGIAGSFTGGVWAFKDDGAMTKRIHPGKAGETGVDAALLAQAGITGPRRVFEAEWGGLYATYNNGQGFPEQALADLGVDYNVATAYIKPYACCRGCHSTIDTVLAMIRARDVNPADIHHISIKASETAVNMLSVDPIETVFDAQFSLAYAMSVALCNGSVGLDQFEPPRMNDPLVAETFAKISMHVDTSIELEDGPRLDVEFTSGETITLFAGNPTTAKGSALNPMSHEEVVTKAEALLAPIDPEIPRRLVHAVENLEDASDLSELLSALRAERRDNCLGD